A stretch of Dysidea avara chromosome 5, odDysAvar1.4, whole genome shotgun sequence DNA encodes these proteins:
- the LOC136256856 gene encoding G-protein coupled receptor-associated protein LMBRD2-like gives MASAAPGILTAEGIVAFVLALFMVYRYANLRKQNPLVTGTTLMIWFLSFFIVFVLPVDVTSAFYHNCLGNVNQCPDNFTDNNDNDSCCSGYGCSDTTEMQDDFCSDKCHRSASFICELPLKIMWYIIYWLFAAFSWVILPLAQSYVLASYFSITKKVFRAIIENIIVYLTLLVIFTIIFIYMLAKGVVEIFDLPVVVATACNTWGLLIVTVLLGYGLVEVPRSFFYASRRKYSLQHSYFKAAKLYGDLSEARGNLRDVTERVKSLSQEVRYNHKMRKYIDRIIAKFPEEMRQDFDQGQDDFEDYRGDIDVDPTSLSSLESLLGKTIKALRVTHRKQLEWEELADRLLDLEDTVANAKSNERVFKSSVREPRHRYLEAFLPVLEWYWKVWFRDWVFLVVAVVLALLSVVIVWSESTFGIPIGGENNYLSICSTLVYHGHNKNNYAIVEIVSIVTVAYLSWCAYYTVFKIKVFNLYYLSPSHSTDEYSLLFSTMLLTRLALPICLNYLYMINVIRLGHSNDENVPVTAFTKVTGEPGLIPWLSRGFYIYYPILIFVLCIATFFKLGTRIMSLLGYESFLGEDEFSIDFIDEGKTLMKRERRLRERNISRGIQRSWYDHSSLEEYTRDSPELQRRLAQLKEYSKSKRKPIATDRSALTGLFSKARSYTSKQRAKMVAAKYQHIRRREDDPQDSGDDDIRLLSVNATARDSDTETSSKQTRPVSYGRSTNQRRIFDDI, from the exons GGCAACGTTAACCAATGTCCGGATAATTTTACGGATAATAACGACAATGATTCTTGTTGTTCAGGCTATGGTTGTTCTGATACTACAGAAATGCAGGATGACTTCTGTAGTGACAAGTGTCACAGGTCAGCTTCGTTTATTTGTGAGCTGCCTCTCAAAATCATGTGGTACATTATCTATTGGTTGTTTGCTGCGTTCTCATG GGTTATTCTGCCACTGGCTCAGTCCTACGTGTTGGCCAGCTACTTCAGCATCACCAAAAAAGTGTTCCGTGCCATCATCGAGAACATCATAGTCTACCTCACTCTGCTGGTCATCTTCACGATCATATTCATCTACATGTTGGCCAAGGGTGTAGTGGAAAT TTTTGACCTACCTGTTGTCGTAGCAACAGCATGTAACACTTGGGGACTGTTGATTGTCACCGTGTTGCTAGGATACGGTCTAGTGGAGGTACCTCGTAGTTTCTTCTATGCCTCACGACGCAAGTACTCACTTCAACACTCCTACTTCAAGGCTGCCAAACTGTATGGAGATCTGTCTGAGGCTAGGGGTAACCTAAGGGATGTTACTGAG AGAGTCAAGTCTCTGTCTCAAGAAGTACGCTACAATCATAAGATGCGCAAGTACATTGATCGAATCATTGCCAAATTTCCCGAGGAAATGAGACAAGACTTTGATCAAGGTCAAGACGACTTTGAGGATTACCGTGGTGACATTGACGTGGACCCCACCAGCCTCAGCTCACTGGAGTCATTACTAGGGAAGACTATCAAGGCTCTGAGAGTGACTCATCGAAAACAACT GGAGTGGGAGGAGCTCGCTGATCGATTGTTGGACCTTGAAGATACTGTAGCTAATGCTAAATCTAATGAGAG AGTGTTCAAGTCTTCAGTCAGGGAACCCAGGCACAGGTACCTTGAAGCATTTCTACCTGTCCTAG AGTGGTACTGGAAGGTGTGGTTCAGGGACTGGGTGTTCCTGGTGGTTGCTGTGGTATTGGCTCTATTATCAGTGGTCATTGTATGGTCTGAGTCAACATTTGGTATTCCCATTGGTGGGGAGAACAACTACTTGTCTATATGTTCCACCCTGGTGTATCATGGCCATAATAAGAATAACTATGCCATTGTGGAG ATTGTTTCCATAGTGACAGTGGCCTACCTTAGCTGGTGTGCCTACTACACAGTGTTCAAGATCAAGGTGTTCAACCTGTATTACCTGTCTCCCAGCCACTCCACTGACGAGTACAGCCTGTTGTTCAGTACCAT GTTACTGACTAGACTGGCACTGCCAATATGTCTCAATTACTTGTACATGATCAATGTCATCAGACTGGGTCACAGTAATGATGAGAATGTGCCCGTCACTGCATTCACCAAG GTAACTGGAGAGCCAGGTCTGATTCCTTGGCTCAGTAGAGGTTTCTACATCTACTACCCAATACTGATCTTTGTTCTGTGTATTGCTACATTCTTCAAACTGGGTACACGCATCATGTCCCTCCTCGGCTACGAGAGCTTCTTAGGAGAAGATGAATTCTCCATTGACTTTATTGATGAAGGGAAAACCCTGATGAAACGAG AGAGACGACTAAGAGAGAGGAACATATCCCGAGGAATACAAAGGAGTTGG TATGACCACTCATCGTTAGAGGAATACACAAGGGACTCACCTGAGCTACAGCGACGACTAGCTCAACTTAAAGAATACTCCAAGTCTAAGAGAAAACCTATAGCAACAGACCGGTCTGCCCTTACCGGCTTGTTCAGCAAGGCCAGAAGTTACACCTCCAAACAAAGAGCGAAAATGGTCGCTGCAAAATACCAACATATTAGACGTAGAGAAGATGACCCACAAGACAGTGGTGATGATGATATTAGACTATTGTCAGTGAATGCAACAGCTAGAGACTCTGATACAGAAACAAGTAGTAAACAAACTAGACCGGTCTCTTATGGGAGGTCAACTAACCAGAGAAGAATATTTGATGACAtatga
- the LOC136256858 gene encoding DNA excision repair protein ERCC-8-like yields the protein MLQQLVKARSYGSGRADCLKRVITSQRLAELELSPEIDLGRHHAKAVTSVDFENSTGRYLLSGGVDGTILIYDVQCYPDGSHTECPVVAKARFGSNQEQRRNPFHFASTDNKHSISAVSWYPHDTGIFLSSSTDETLKVWDTNTMSVAEEFELDDIVYHHAMPTSSSHFLVAAGDRNGVITLCDIKSGSAIHVLRHHKQSVFALDWSPSSDFILASAGRDNTILLWDIRKVGGPLVSLDQHNGAGVASTSSILTAHNGAINGLCFTDEGRWIVSYGTDYRLRMWDALNGRNMLINYGRVTNWFSGHCQLAVTTCGHTSKGGGFIFVPSGHDIVVLDLMSGKRLGVLEGHFRTVNCCALHPYEQILFSGGNDCKLLAWSPKRPVVKETHTARLNTHNQSTPINAYQDSWSDDET from the exons ATGTTACAGCAGCTTGTGAAGGCCAGAAGTTATGGTAGTGGGCGAGCAGATTGTTTGAAAAGAGTTATAACATCACAGCGACTGGCCGAGCTTGAGCTGAGCCCAGAAATTGACCTAGGGCGACATCATGCCAAAGCAGTGACTTCGGTTGACTTTGAGAACTCTACTGGAAGATA TTTGTTATCGGGAGGAGTGGATGGTACTATACTGATTTATGATGTACAATGCTATCCTGATGGATCACACACTGAATGCCCTGTGGTTGCTAAGGCCAGGTTTGGTAGCAACCAGGAACAGAGAAGAAATCCGTTCCACTTTGCATCGACTGACAACAAACACTCAATATCTGCAGTTAGCTGGTACCCTCATGATACAGGAATCTTTCTGAGTAGCTCAACGGACGAAACACTGAAAGTTTGGGACACAAATACCATGTCTGTTGCCGAGGAGTTTGAACTTGATGACATAGTTTATCATCATGCTATGCCAACGTCTAGTTCACATTTTCTGGTTGCTGCTGGTGACAGAAATGGTGTGATTACGCTGTGTGACATCAAGTCAGGATCTGCTATACATGTTCTTCGTCATCATAAACAAAGTGTGTTTGCTCTAGATTGGTCTCCATCCAGTGATTTCATCCTagcatctgctggaagagataACACCATTTTACTCTGGGATATTCGTAAAGTTGGAGGACCATTGGTATCTCTTGACCAGCACAATGGTGCTGGTGTAGCAAGTACCTCCAGCATTCTAACTGCACATAATGGGGCCATTAATGGACTATGTTTCACCGACGAAGGAAGGTGGATTGTGTCTTATGGCACTGATTACCGTCTTCGAATGTGGGATGCATTAAATGGTAGGAACATGTTAATAAATTACGGCAGAGTAACTAACTGGTTCTCTGGTCACTGTCAGTTGGCAGTCACTACTTGTGGACACACGAGCAAGGGAGGGGGCTTTATATTTGTACCCAGTGGACATGATATTGTGGTGTTGGATTTGATGAGTGGTAAGAGGCTTGGAGTACTGGAGGGACACTTCAGGACAGTTAACTGTTGTGCACTTCATCCTTATGAACAG ATCTTATTCAGTGGAGGTAACGACTGTAAATTACTGGCATGGTCTCCTAAGAGACCAGTTGTCAAGGAAACCCACACTGCCAGGTTAAATACACACAATCAAAGTACTCCGATTAATGCCTACCAAGACAGTTGGAGTGATGATGAGACATGA